In Bos javanicus breed banteng chromosome 2, ARS-OSU_banteng_1.0, whole genome shotgun sequence, the following proteins share a genomic window:
- the IFI6 gene encoding interferon alpha-inducible protein 6 isoform X1, which yields MRQKAVSLFLCYLLLYTCGCCEEEASSVPGPATWEKPLSFTEELQNGRMVVLPVRVVWSFWHRIRDLAPHWALSILLPDEKRYSEENSDSSFWGMVTYMAVGGGLMAAALPMLGFASTGIAANSLASSLMSWSAVANGGGVPAGGLVATLQSLGASGGSALMAKIGAFLGYTVHKQVESRQKESKEKK from the exons ATGCGGCAGAAGGCGGTATCGCTCTTCCTATGCTACCTGCTACTCTACACCTGCGGCTGCTGCGAGGAGGAAG CCAGTTCTGTGCCAGGCCCAGCGACCTGGGAAAAGCCGCTATCCTTCACTGAGGAGCTCCAAAATGGGAGGATGGTGGTCCTACCTGTCCGGGTGGTCTGGAGCTTCTGGCACAGAATAAGGGACCTTGCTCCCCACTGGGCTTTGTCCATTCTCCTTCCAGACGAAAAAAGATACTCAGAGGAAAACAGCGACTCGAGCTTCTGGGGCATGGTGACCTACATGGCCGTCGGAGGCG gacTCATGGCCGCGGCACTGCCCATGCTGGGCTTCGCGAGCACCGGCATCGCCGCCAACTCGTTGGCCTCCTCACTGATGAGCTGGTCGGCCGTGGCGAACGGAGGCGGAGTGCCGGCCGGGGGGCTGGTGGCCACGCTGCAGAGCCTGG GCGCTAGCGGTGGCAGTGCCCTCATGGCCAAGATCGGGGCCTTTCTGGGCTATACTGTCCACAAGCAAGTCGAAAGCAGACAGAAAGAGAGCAAGGAGAAGAAGTAG
- the IFI6 gene encoding interferon alpha-inducible protein 6 isoform X2, giving the protein MRQKAVSLFLCYLLLYTCGCCEEEDEKRYSEENSDSSFWGMVTYMAVGGGLMAAALPMLGFASTGIAANSLASSLMSWSAVANGGGVPAGGLVATLQSLGASGGSALMAKIGAFLGYTVHKQVESRQKESKEKK; this is encoded by the exons ATGCGGCAGAAGGCGGTATCGCTCTTCCTATGCTACCTGCTACTCTACACCTGCGGCTGCTGCGAGGAGGAAG ACGAAAAAAGATACTCAGAGGAAAACAGCGACTCGAGCTTCTGGGGCATGGTGACCTACATGGCCGTCGGAGGCG gacTCATGGCCGCGGCACTGCCCATGCTGGGCTTCGCGAGCACCGGCATCGCCGCCAACTCGTTGGCCTCCTCACTGATGAGCTGGTCGGCCGTGGCGAACGGAGGCGGAGTGCCGGCCGGGGGGCTGGTGGCCACGCTGCAGAGCCTGG GCGCTAGCGGTGGCAGTGCCCTCATGGCCAAGATCGGGGCCTTTCTGGGCTATACTGTCCACAAGCAAGTCGAAAGCAGACAGAAAGAGAGCAAGGAGAAGAAGTAG